A stretch of Deltaproteobacteria bacterium DNA encodes these proteins:
- a CDS encoding ABC transporter permease has product MITTFQVAYKNLLRKRIRSLLTLIGIALSSWVLVSLLGFNQGYETALNKDIDNMGFQLMIMAKGCPYEAATMMLKGGTGLKYMKESIEKDVAKEPEVEKTTPILMSAVLDPNKGESGGVAGYFGVDPVSFSEMKPFLKFKFGQWFSDQNAYEAVMGYEAAELEQREVGDMILMPEKNIQFKVVGILERTGTQDDGTIFVPLKTLQKIFNKPDEITTLGIKVKKGVNSTRLEDRLYQLPDVQIVSLAQVKETIMNLISTAKVMVLSIALIAILIAMVGVINTILTSVWERFQEIGILKTIGAMPWDIFKLIWIETVILCTTGGVLGVILALILARVTDVVIRSVLPYAPGGGLVRIDLKLIVITLAGIMAIGLFSGIYPAWKAGRIRPLEAIRGDVGR; this is encoded by the coding sequence ATGATTACTACCTTTCAAGTAGCCTACAAGAATCTGTTGCGAAAAAGGATCCGCAGCTTACTCACCCTGATCGGCATTGCCCTTTCCTCCTGGGTGCTGGTGAGTCTGTTGGGGTTCAACCAGGGTTATGAAACCGCCCTCAATAAAGATATAGACAATATGGGTTTTCAATTGATGATCATGGCCAAAGGCTGCCCCTACGAAGCGGCTACCATGATGCTCAAAGGAGGGACCGGGCTCAAATATATGAAGGAGTCCATCGAGAAGGATGTGGCCAAAGAACCTGAAGTGGAGAAGACCACGCCGATCCTCATGTCGGCGGTCCTCGACCCGAATAAGGGGGAAAGCGGCGGGGTGGCCGGATACTTCGGAGTGGACCCGGTAAGTTTCAGCGAAATGAAACCCTTTCTTAAATTCAAGTTTGGCCAATGGTTTTCGGATCAAAACGCCTATGAGGCGGTTATGGGGTATGAGGCCGCCGAACTGGAGCAGCGTGAGGTAGGGGACATGATCCTGATGCCTGAGAAGAACATTCAGTTCAAGGTGGTCGGGATACTGGAAAGGACCGGAACCCAGGATGACGGAACCATCTTCGTACCCCTCAAGACCCTTCAGAAGATATTCAACAAACCCGATGAAATCACCACATTAGGAATCAAAGTCAAAAAGGGGGTGAACAGCACCCGACTGGAGGACAGGCTCTATCAGCTTCCGGACGTCCAGATCGTCAGCCTGGCCCAGGTGAAAGAAACCATCATGAATCTGATTTCCACAGCCAAGGTCATGGTCCTGTCCATAGCCCTCATAGCCATTCTGATCGCCATGGTCGGGGTGATCAACACGATTTTGACTTCGGTCTGGGAAAGGTTTCAGGAGATCGGCATTTTAAAGACCATTGGGGCCATGCCCTGGGACATCTTTAAACTGATTTGGATCGAAACCGTGATACTTTGCACTACCGGAGGGGTCCTCGGGGTCATCCTGGCCCTGATACTGGCAAGGGTAACGGATGTGGTGATCCGCAGTGTGTTACCTTATGCCCCGGGCGGTGGCCTGGTCCGCATCGACCTGAAACTGATCGTTATCACCCTGGCCGGAATCATGGCTATCGGCCTTTTCAGCGGCATTTACCCGGCTTGGAAGGCCGGAAGGATCAGACCTTTGGAGGCGATCCGGGGAGACGTGGGAAGATGA
- a CDS encoding cytidylate kinase-like family protein, translating into MFTEKLVPNIDRRLSTWIAIQEQLKKEPRHERKPTITISRQFGCESFPLAETVQNLLEKKTGDVWTIFDKTLIEKVSRETALSERLLTNLGDASQAFDALVTMIPGMLTHSDAYQVLARYVIRIALGGNAIIVGRGGAILTQHLPNCFHFRLEAPIEHRIRSIQQRLDIPIEEARTLVIENQKLRERFIENFLNSSIADTRFYHAVFNSSKSPILNISRSILCLLFED; encoded by the coding sequence ATGTTTACAGAGAAACTGGTTCCCAATATCGACCGTCGGCTGTCAACCTGGATAGCGATTCAAGAGCAATTGAAGAAGGAACCTCGTCACGAACGGAAACCGACGATCACCATTTCCCGGCAGTTCGGCTGTGAAAGTTTTCCGCTGGCTGAAACAGTGCAGAACCTCCTCGAAAAGAAGACAGGGGATGTCTGGACGATCTTCGACAAGACTCTGATTGAAAAGGTCAGCCGTGAAACGGCCCTCTCCGAACGTCTCCTGACTAACCTCGGGGATGCCTCTCAGGCCTTCGATGCCCTGGTCACGATGATCCCCGGTATGCTTACCCACAGTGATGCCTACCAGGTCCTGGCCCGCTATGTCATTCGGATCGCCCTCGGAGGAAACGCCATCATCGTCGGCCGGGGGGGAGCCATTTTAACCCAGCACCTCCCCAATTGTTTCCACTTCCGGCTCGAAGCGCCCATCGAGCACCGTATCCGGTCCATCCAACAACGGTTGGATATCCCCATCGAGGAAGCGAGAACTCTGGTGATTGAGAACCAGAAGCTGCGCGAGCGGTTCATTGAAAATTTTTTAAACAGCTCGATCGCCGACACGCGTTTCTATCATGCCGTATTCAACAGCAGCAAGAGCCCTATTCTTAATATTTCCCGGAGTATTTTGTGCCTGCTCTTTGAAGATTAG